One Clostridium estertheticum DNA segment encodes these proteins:
- the thiM gene encoding hydroxyethylthiazole kinase, which produces MEINKKIIELLNNVKEKNPLVHHITNYVTVNDCANITLAIGGSPVMAEDINEVCDMVSLSSSLVINIGTLNSASVQSMLLAGKRANKFNIPVILDPVGAGATAYRTDTAKRIIGEVKLAVIRGNLSEIKTLYGIEAKTKGVDACDSVSVDDNARAEGKEMARSLASKLNTVVAITGEVDIITDGETLYSVENGHKIMAKVTGTGCMCTSLIGSYLGAGDNNLLAALAGIVSMGIAGEIAYEGLDKNHGGTGTLKVKILDAIYNLSKTEIIERSKINEE; this is translated from the coding sequence ATGGAAATTAACAAGAAAATCATAGAATTATTAAACAATGTAAAAGAAAAAAATCCCTTGGTACACCATATAACAAATTATGTTACAGTTAATGATTGTGCTAATATTACCCTAGCTATTGGCGGGTCACCAGTTATGGCGGAGGATATTAATGAAGTTTGTGATATGGTATCCCTTTCCTCTTCACTAGTTATAAACATAGGAACCTTAAACTCTGCAAGTGTACAGTCTATGCTTTTAGCAGGGAAAAGAGCAAATAAATTTAATATTCCTGTTATCCTAGACCCTGTGGGAGCAGGTGCAACAGCTTATAGAACAGATACTGCTAAGCGGATTATAGGAGAGGTAAAACTAGCGGTTATTAGAGGGAATTTATCGGAAATTAAAACACTCTACGGTATTGAAGCTAAAACAAAAGGCGTAGATGCTTGCGACAGTGTATCTGTTGATGATAATGCACGTGCAGAGGGAAAAGAAATGGCAAGGTCACTTGCAAGTAAACTAAACACTGTGGTAGCTATAACTGGTGAAGTAGACATAATAACAGATGGGGAAACTCTTTATTCTGTAGAAAATGGGCATAAAATAATGGCTAAGGTTACTGGTACAGGATGTATGTGCACTTCGCTTATTGGGTCTTATTTAGGAGCAGGAGATAACAATCTTTTAGCTGCACTAGCCGGGATTGTTTCAATGGGGATTGCAGGAGAAATAGCTTATGAGGGCTTAGATAAAAATCATGGTGGAACAGGAACTCTAAAAGTAAAAATACTAGATGCTATTTATAACTTATCTAAAACTGAAATAATAGAAAGGAGCAAAATAAATGAAGAATAA
- the thiE gene encoding thiamine phosphate synthase, translating into MKNNIDYSLYLVTDRDVLMDTDIYTEVEQAIKGGVTLVQIREKSIGTLEFYNIAVKIKCITDKYKVPLIINDRIDIAQAIDADGVHLGQNDMPADIARCILGSNKIIGVSTSTLVEAQKAERQGADYVGVGAMFPTTTKDDASAVTINCLKEIKQGISIPVVAIGGISEINIALLKTANIDGIAVVSAILGNKDVKTAAEKLEGLFRN; encoded by the coding sequence ATGAAGAATAATATAGATTACAGTCTCTATCTTGTTACAGATAGGGATGTGCTCATGGATACAGATATATATACTGAGGTTGAACAGGCTATAAAGGGTGGAGTTACATTAGTCCAGATTAGAGAAAAGAGCATAGGTACTTTAGAATTTTATAACATTGCAGTAAAAATAAAGTGCATTACAGATAAATACAAAGTTCCACTAATAATTAATGACAGAATTGATATCGCCCAGGCAATAGATGCCGATGGCGTACACTTGGGTCAAAATGATATGCCTGCAGATATTGCAAGGTGTATATTAGGCAGTAATAAAATAATAGGTGTCTCTACCTCAACTCTTGTAGAAGCTCAAAAGGCAGAAAGACAAGGTGCAGATTATGTAGGGGTGGGAGCTATGTTCCCTACAACTACTAAAGATGATGCAAGTGCAGTGACCATAAATTGTTTGAAAGAGATAAAACAAGGAATTTCTATCCCCGTGGTTGCTATTGGTGGAATTAGTGAAATAAATATAGCACTATTAAAGACGGCAAATATCGATGGAATAGCTGTGGTATCAGCAATTCTCGGTAACAAAGATGTAAAAACAGCAGCAGAAAAACTAGAAGGTTTATTTAGAAACTAA